A single region of the Ornithorhynchus anatinus isolate Pmale09 chromosome 13, mOrnAna1.pri.v4, whole genome shotgun sequence genome encodes:
- the OTUD1 gene encoding OTU domain-containing protein 1 codes for MQLYSLLFPPYPAGGSAAKVSLQPPSPPQPGRGACPPTTPPPPAAEARETSSRARPAPSGLHPSSSSSSSSAAVMPAFASCFEAGPGGSCRPPPPPPHYKSTAHITVRALAGPPSPPSPPARLPEDLPPPSPPPALAEPPEARGGPRADGTHGDLRLAEHRQPRPPGRDRQQGQPPAPSPSPPPRDERLARHLAEVDKQDRYLRQRSKFRFHIIPDGNCLYRAVSRAVHGDQSLHRDLRERTVHYIADHLDRFGPLIEGDVGEFLVAAAQDGAWAGYPELLAMGQMLDVNILLTTGGRAESPTVATMSHYLGPDDGRRPSIWLSWLSNGHYDAVFDRCHPNPEYDSWCRQTQVQRKRDEELAKSMAVSLSKMYIEQNTCS; via the exons atgCAGCTCTACagcctgctcttccccccctacCCCGCGGGGGGATCCGCCGCCAAGGTCTCGCTGCAGCCGCCGAGCCCCCCGCAGCCGGGCCGCGGGGCCTGCCCCCCGACAacaccgccgccgccggccgccgaGGCCCGGGAAACCAGCAGCAGGGCCCGCCCCGCGCCCAGCGGCCTgcaccccagcagcagcagcagcagcagcagcgccgcAGTCATGCCCGCCTTCGCCTCCTGCttcgaggccgggcccgggggttcctgccggcctcctcctcctcctcctcactacaAGTCCACGGCTCACATCACCGTGCGGGCCCTGGCCggtcccccgagccccccgagccccccggcccggctgccGGAGGACctgccgccgccgtcgccgccgccggccTTGGCCGAGCCCCCGGAGGCCCGGGGCGGCCCGCGGGCGGACGGGACCCACGGAGACCTCCGCCTGGCCGAGCACCGCcag ccccggcccccggggcgggaCCGGCAGCAGGggcagcccccggccccttcGCCCTCGCCGCCCCCCCGGGACGAGAGGCTGGCCCGGCACCTGGCCGAGGTGGACAAGCAGGACCGGTACCTGCGGCAGAGGAGCAAGTTCCGCTTCCACATCATCCCCGACGGCAACTGCCTCTACCGCGCCGTCAGCAGGGCCGTCCACGGGGACCAGAGCCTCCACCGCGACCTCCGGGAGCGGACCGTCCACTACATCGCCGACCACCTGGACCGGTTCGGCCCCCTGATCGAGGGCGACGTGGGCGAGTTCCTCGTCGCCGCCGCCCAGGACGGGGCGTGGGCCGGCTACCCGGAGCTGCTGGCCATGGGGCAGATGCTGGACGTGAACATCCTGCTGACGACCGGCGGCCGGGCGGAGAGCCCCACGGTGGCCACCATGAGCCACTACCTGGGCCCGGACGACGGCCGCAGGCCGAGCATCTGGCTCAGCTGGCTCAGCAACGGCCACTACGACGCCGTCTTCGACCGCTGCCACCCCAACCCCGAGTACGACAGCTGGTGCAGGCAGACCCAGGTGCAGAGGAAACGGGACGAGGAGCTGGCCAAGTCCATGGCCGTCTCCCTCTCCAAAATGTACATCGAGCAAAACACCTGCTCCTGA